In the Carassius gibelio isolate Cgi1373 ecotype wild population from Czech Republic chromosome A2, carGib1.2-hapl.c, whole genome shotgun sequence genome, one interval contains:
- the LOC127939364 gene encoding uncharacterized protein LOC127939364, translated as MYGRLTRILQSLQEEQQELEQTVQQYDVELRDAAEDLLQLQQEVAYTRAHAESMHLRITPLQDLFEEMIQVKHQLAELVAGLITAESSVAEMTEEAPGVVLSQDLERHVDVVESEKILSKLEGEEVNDVEQENTVEELDQMHCSMENLSDSSDMEKEDFEIIQPSQVTNRQFDFFHPNPFTDGDVFGDDHFPKVDVTEQLPRDPFRGTDPFASDALLVNMSEETHCQEDLISLPETVHYPLQSVVKDYGTFNTPINRPQSTGKPDSGVSMSRSLKSGSDVDSECGTNATPNQNGDAVKPDLLAEAVSPQCDEEWVHESDSSHSSMVFNSIDADSNVFAEEEEDRVDVQTGSGFIKRANSLCGLHGIIAGSYTEFPLSPSDPDPLPGHFQKTFEHHIINTSEQNATNAKELRDTESLSLENSPGPLCEQLHDINSNPSSSPSISPPQPSASDEYDFKYGDMFFFTVRLDPGSPELHNQSPACTEPKDESHGPMHWKDASLSPDFNDVDEFECSSPKPEDTEQHNPITNDQDTGSNPPKHEEILVPDCEKVVLDTPSLTFEDSNACQNVLDSERNDQCMASPDVAEPVPDSSILNTESNPPNSTSQDLFCLFSNTQRSATDQFYANKTIKPSSSECVVMSKLELQYFDPFSPIPAEPVKSVSDLEEMNAVNSFYHEAPRLDSGYHEVGTPTPFSPEPVD; from the exons ATGTATGGAAGATTGACTAGGATT ctgcagTCGCTGCAGGAGGAGCAGCAGGAGCTGGAGCAGACCGTGCAGCAGTATGACGTGGAGCTGCGAGACGCGGCTGAAGATCTCCTGCAGCTCCAGCAGGAAGTGGCTTACACCAGAGCACACGCAGAGAGCATGCATCTACGCATCACTCCGCTGCAGGACTTATTCGAGGAGATGATACAG GTGAAACACCAGCTGGCTGAGCTGGTCGCTGGCCTTATAACTGCTGAAAGTTCAGTGGCTGAGATGACAGAAGAAGCTCCTGGTGTCGTTTTGAGCCAGGATTTGGAAAGACATGTGGATGTTGTAGAAAGTGAGAAGATCTTGTCCAAACTGGAAGGAGAAGAAGTGAATGATGTTGAGCAGGAGAACACTGTAGAGGAGCTTGATCAAATGCATTGTTCAATGGAGAACTTG TCTGACTCTTCTGACATGGAGAAGGAAGACTTTGAGATCATTCAACCCAGTCAGGTGACAAACAGACAGTTTGACTTCTTCCATCCAAACCCCTTCACTGATG GTGATGTATTTGGAGATGACCATTTTCCAAAGGTTGATGTTACAG AGCAATTACCCAGGGACCCGTTTAGAGGCACAGACCCGTTTGCCTCTGATGCTCTCTTGGTTAACATGTCAGAAGAAACGCATTGTCAGGAAGACCTCATCAGTCTTCCAGAAACTGTACACTACCCTCTCCAGTCTGTCGTTAAAGACTACGGTACTTTTAACACTCCCATCAACAGGCCACAGTCCACTGGAAAGCCTGATAGTGGAGTGTCCATGTCCAGGAGTCTCAAATCTGGCAGCGATGTAGATTCTGAGTGTGGGACAAACGCCACACCAAACCAAAACGGTGACGCTGTGAAACCAGATCTATTAGCTGAAGCTGTTAGTCCTCAGTGTGATGAAGAGTGGGTCCATGAATCAGACTCGAGTCACAGTTCAATGGTGTTTAATTCCATTGATGCTGATTCCAATGTATTTGCTGAAGAGGAGGAGGACAGGGTTGACGTTCAGACTGGATCCGGTTTCATTAAAAGAGCTAACTCTCTGTGtggtctacatggcatcattgcAGGGTCTTATACTGAGTTTCCTCTAAGTCCAAGTGACCCTGATCCACTCCCAGGCCATTTCCAGAAGACATTTGAACATCATATTATTAACACTTCTGAACAAAATGCTACAAATGCCAAAGAACTCAGAGATACTGAGAGTTTATCTCTAGAAAACAGTCCAGGTCCTCTGTGTGAACAGCTGCATGATATAAATAGTAATCCTTCTAGCTCTCCTTCCATTTCTCCTCCTCAACCTTCTGCTTCAGACGAATATGACTTCAAATATGGAGATATGTTCTTCTTCACTGTGAGATTAGATCCTGGTAGCCCTGAACTACATAATCAAAGTCCGGCTTGTACTGAGCCCAAAGATGAGTCCCATGGCCCAATGCATTGGAAGGACGCCTCTTTGAGCCCTGATTTCAATGATGTAGATGAATTTGAATGTTCCAGTCCAAAGCCTGAAGATACAGAACAACACAACCCTATCACCAATGACCAGGACACTGGCAGTAATCCTCCTAAACACGAGGAGATATTAGTGCCTGATTGTGAAAAGGTGGTTTTAGATACCCCAAGTCTTACATTTGAGGATTCAAATGCTTGTCAAAATGTTCTTGATTCAGAGCGgaatgaccaatgcatggcaagTCCAGATGTAGCTGAACCTGTTCCTGATTCATCCATCCTGAACACCGAAAGCAACCCGCCTAATTCTACATCTCAAGACCTCTTTTGTCTGTTCAGTAACACACAGAGATCAGCTACTGACCAGTTTTATGCCAATAAAACCATCAAACCGTCATCCTCTGAATGCGTGGTCATGAGTAAACTTGAACTCCAGTATTTTGACCCGTTTAGTCCCATACCTGCTGAGCCAGTCAAAAGCGTGTCTGATTTAGAAGAAATGAACGCTGTTAACTCATTCTATCATGAAGCTCCAAGACTAGATTCTGGTTATCATGAAGTTGGTACTCCTACACCTTTTAGTCCAGAACCTGTTGACTAA